The following is a genomic window from Hyalangium gracile.
CTCACGGCACCGGGAACGTCGAGCTCGGGCGGAGCCACGAGGCCTCCAGGGAGGGAAAAGGCGGGGCGGAGAGCGGATGCACTACCAGTAGGAGTTGAGAAGGAAGCACACCCAGAGCCGCCCCGCCGACGGACTATAGCAGAGACACGGCGCTTGGAACCGCCAAGGTGGCGTGGCTAGCGTGCGGGCCTCCCCTCCACAGGCAAGGCCCACGCATGCGGATCGTCCTGCTCGCTCTCATCACTCCCACCCTGGCCTCCGCCGCGGGCTTCCAGCGCCTGCATGCCGAGCAGGCCTCGGCGACCAGCTTCCTCAAGAGCAACTGGAACAAGTACGAGGAGAACTACCACCCCAGCTATGTGCTCGATGACGACCCGAAGACGGCGTGGGTGGAGGGCGCCGAGGGCGACGGCATCGGCGAGTCGCTCACCATTCCCCTGTCCAACCTCAAGTCGGCGCGCGCGGTCCGCCTGGTGATCTTCAACGGCTACCAGAAGTCCCAGGGGCTGCTGGCCGCCAACGCCGCTCCCAGGCAGCTGACCATCTCCGTGCGCGGACTGGGGGGCAGCGAGTCGGCGCGGAAGCAGGTGACGCTCGAGCGCAAGCTGGGAGGCCAGTCCTTCGACATCCCCGTGACGGGCTCCGTGGCCGAGGTGGTGCTCACCATCGACAGCGTCCACCCGGGAGCGAAGTACAAGGACACCTGCGTGTCCGACGTCCAGGTCTTCGTCGACAGCGACGTGCCGTACAGCGCCGCCGTCGAGAAGGGCAAGCGCGAGGCGATGCTCCAGTGGAAGAAGGGGCGCCTGGAGGCCGCGAAGTACTTCGCCTCCCTGCCGAAGACCTACCCCTACGCCGCCACGAGCTTCGAGGAGAAGGAGGGCGCAACCGAGCTCGTGGCGAAGCGCTACTCCGGGCTCGTCGACGAGGACAAGGATGGCTATCCCGACAAGGGGGTGCCCGCGAAGGACTTCGTCCCGCTGCTCGGCCAGATCGAGACAGGCAAGGTCGTGGGCTCGCTGGCCAGCACGGATGTGGCCCTGCTCCAGGAGATTCAGAGGCTCTCCAGCGCCCCTCCCAAGGAGGGAAGGTGGTTCTCCCTCGCCAGCAAGGGGCGCACCGTCATGCCGGAGAACTTCCCGATCCCCGAGCTCATGGCTCCCCTGTTCCACCTCGACGACGCGACGCTCTTCGAGGCCAAGGGCCGAGGCAACGTGGTGCCGAAGATCAAGGAACACCCGCAGCGCGGCTACGAGGAGGGCAAGGTGCTCTCGAATCTGCTGCTCCTCGAGGGCTCGACCACCGACGTGAAGAAGGTGTACTTCACCTACACCCACATCATCATCGAGCGTACGTCGACCACCACCACCACGCATGGCATCGCGCTGCTCGAGGGCGGGAAGCTCACACGGCTGGTGACCTTGGAGAGCGTGGAGGACAGGGAGCTCGCCGGGACGGCGACCACCGTGAACGTGACCGTCCCGACGTACACCGGAGGCAAGGTGTCGCGTCTGGAGACCACCCAGCTCGATGACCGCGAGTACGACTTCGACGGACCGGAGGCGGACTCGGGAATCAAGCTGACGAAGACCGCCTTCGAGGCCCAGACGCGCTCATGAGGCGTGAGGTGCTCCTGGCGGCCCTGCTCGCGACCGGGGCAGGCGCCGAGCCGCCCTCTGCGTGGGACTTCGGCCACTTCATGGAGCCGGTCCGCGTCCCCGGAGTGTCGGCGGAGACCTGCGAGCCGTGCCACACGGAGGTGTACGAGGCGTGGAGCCAGTCCCGCCACCGGCGGAGCCTCGACAACCGCGTGTTCCTCGATGGCTTCGCGGCCGAGCCTCACCCGCGCTGCGTGTACTGCCACGCCCCGTTGGAGGAGCAGGCCCGGGCGGCGCTGCGGTGGCGCGCGGCGCTGATCCGTGAGCGCACCCTGGCGTCGGTCCCCGCCGCATCGCTGGCGCATGAGGGCATCACCTGCTCGACGTGCCATGTGCGCCAGGGCGTGGTGCTGACGGCGAACCCCCGGCCCCCGGAGGCCGATCATCCGCTGCGCTCCGAGCCGAGGCTGGCGGAGCCGTCCTTCTGCGCGAGCTGCCACGAGTTCCTCGGCCACGAGGTGGTGGACGGCAAGTCCCGGCTCAC
Proteins encoded in this region:
- a CDS encoding NADase-type glycan-binding domain-containing protein — its product is MRIVLLALITPTLASAAGFQRLHAEQASATSFLKSNWNKYEENYHPSYVLDDDPKTAWVEGAEGDGIGESLTIPLSNLKSARAVRLVIFNGYQKSQGLLAANAAPRQLTISVRGLGGSESARKQVTLERKLGGQSFDIPVTGSVAEVVLTIDSVHPGAKYKDTCVSDVQVFVDSDVPYSAAVEKGKREAMLQWKKGRLEAAKYFASLPKTYPYAATSFEEKEGATELVAKRYSGLVDEDKDGYPDKGVPAKDFVPLLGQIETGKVVGSLASTDVALLQEIQRLSSAPPKEGRWFSLASKGRTVMPENFPIPELMAPLFHLDDATLFEAKGRGNVVPKIKEHPQRGYEEGKVLSNLLLLEGSTTDVKKVYFTYTHIIIERTSTTTTTHGIALLEGGKLTRLVTLESVEDRELAGTATTVNVTVPTYTGGKVSRLETTQLDDREYDFDGPEADSGIKLTKTAFEAQTRS